In Marmota flaviventris isolate mMarFla1 chromosome 17, mMarFla1.hap1, whole genome shotgun sequence, a single genomic region encodes these proteins:
- the Bahcc1 gene encoding BAH and coiled-coil domain-containing protein 1 isoform X1: MDGRDFAPPPHLLSERGSLGHRSAAAAARLAPAGPATQPPAHFQPGKYFPSPLPMASHTASSRLMGNSPASSFMGSFLTSSLGSAAATHPGGAPSAPSEQAYRGSHPAPAQVWFSHSHEAPAYPRFSGSLASTFLPVSHLDHHGNSNVLYGQHRFYGTQKDNFYLRNLPPQPTLLPSNHSFPVARAAPALPCSRERGEAGPQSKGPREFDRFLTSKELGKEKASKAVEGRERPVEEDGSKERHKLVPPMPVDGPCKEGGPVPRGSCEGRPKHLTSCLLNTKVLNGDMGKAALASCAGGMLGRPSAGVTASGRAKEVVGPPEPGPAFSECLERRQMLHHAVSYTVPSGLPTGPPPPLSTAAGSFPCLQLHTGPDGLCPLQDKVSRDLKASGPTFVPSVGHLADKSRPFQAAEACAVAGEGKDRHLDGAMVPDHTAPYGVSYTHLKAEGKGERRPGGFEAALNPRLKGLEYLSTRPEASFPGLPKGGLDKSGYFELPAPSQDCARPSNQDLLGGKAAQACCTLDKAASKEAPAAPPGAQKVARIRHQQHLATPEVEQGGSGAEVKRKSLELASLGYSGPHLPPWSVQAGQGTTMPIGEERKGGAYLDPFGSGLQQAALLSQELPAPPDEVSAMKNLLKYSSHALAVGQKAPFVGLGGLKASCVQQETKFPASKGPGTVERPDCARSREHEAAQADGEVRQPPVGIAVALARQKDTVSRPETTYNTNSGRQGRAAPTFKAGGGPRATHALDLEGEEERTRLCDDHLGLAGRELLLQDNKDLVEFARIHPSSGCPGELAPHLVMQGGQLGGDPAPHPHPAHPPWLPRTRSPSLWMGGHSYGLGHPALHQNLPPGFPTSVPGSVPSVFPLPQDAPTQLLILPSEPTPHATPHALAEVMDQASLWPPMYGSRGPTSHMQHPGQLSVYSRSQLLRQQEIYALQQQQQQQQQQQQQQQHHQQQHQQQRAAQALELQRAAHFQRKPEDHHLELEEPTQEKALKSTHKPVALTPMAKSGPSPAAAGPVKLPPCCHSPTLKPPTSCPTPPPCPSAPCTLSVCPARSPGPSSKVPSAEDKSGEGRRAGASLTTLEPDLPPGYLRPTPGMGFSASLPSGGHSSDLPDPETMQTAAPGAEPEPVRTFLPREPPPCSPRSLEESGLLSGAREATQDLAATPHPAERGPPGKAEDPSPLEGLQELQFGALLEGGAPEATGQANSTQGRAQEERTREEGVQGPPLGASPQALQQQAGSPGALEEDEEGLGLAPEEAQLQEGGVEDSEEDWGAPSSSHPPRALLGLDALVAATVDLGDLPSLSLLDPLPPATSGPPSTATLPRSSGIHGIALLSELADLETQRQRSQRATQEEDEDVLAFNLHHLATLATAWSLVEAASPDSSSSAQPPAADPGGPRLTPRMQILQRKDTWTPKTKPVCPLKAAIDQLDTQEVEMRMQLAELQRRYKEKQRELARLQRRHDHEREESSRSPARRGPGRPRKRRHSSSLSALRPGGQLARSEGKKAKAVRASLSLLCAELRGREEPRKKRSKLEDSVYVGLQPSSGEKVRCKKSNTQGELGSSVAHQVAQLKPKVKSKGLPSGLSPFQRKEAAPGGRIRKKLSRAKSAKVSRAARHSQPDGDGGREMPAGATAHEAGTGYDSEDCQALLETAAAPTEPGLLLHSGSGAAVLGPSPSSVVKMEANQKAKKKKERQGLPGACRLSSPEGEVKIKRRTVKAKVGAKMERAPGRRPPGAPGKRKSKGKADNGLRAEPGATATRDTLFSPARAFTCREEGSKLASERLQRATRKSTLLQPVLRRKNGALSIALSARNAKAILGKGRKLGKVKSKAVSTQAQGRAVSRLLDTFAAEHDFEFARDSSFSEEEEEASSPLSVEQSTALARSCTIHKEDLQDGLPVLIPKEDSLLYAGSVRTLQPPDIYSIVIEGERGNRQRIYSLEQLLQEAVLDVRPQSSRYLPPGTRVCAYWSQKSRCLYPGNVVRGASSDEEEDLDSVVVEFDDGDTGHIAVSNIRLLPPDFKIQCTEPSPALLVSSSCRRTKKAANEAPPSSEAPTPSLSPKAQDGPEATKTPGKKSIVKDKAGKADLLTSGAKPPTGASDHFLGHRGSPLLSWSAVAQTKRKAAAAAGSKGPGVLQNLFQLHSAKKLRAREALFPAHTAATPVFGNGFRADSFSSLASSYAPFVGGSGSGLPGGAHKLLRAKKSERAEAEKGGRRRAGSEFLVKLDHEGVTSPKNKNCKALLVGDKDFGPKLGRPLPSPSYTHPALMGKDKKGRAPAHPLPMGLALRKYAGPAEYPLPCDSDCPSSYSDEDEDGPGLAAGMPSRFLARLSMSSSSSGSSTSSSSGSMSTSSLCSSDNEDSSYSSDGEDPALLLQTCLTHPVPALLAQPEALRSKGGSPHAHAQRCFLSRATVASAGAGTGPSGGKSKLKRKEALSFSKAKELSRGQRLPSVENRPKISAFLPARQLWKWSGNPTQRRGMKGKARKLFYKAIVRGKEVLRIGDCAVFLSAGRPNLPYIGRIESMWESWGSNMVVKVKWFYHPEETKLGKRQSDGKNALYQSSHEDENDVQTISHKCQVVAREQYEQMARSRKCQDRQDLYYLAGTYDPTTGRLVTAEGVPILC, encoded by the exons CCAGCAGCCGTCTGATGGGGAATTCTCCGGCCTCCTCTTTCATGGGCAGCTTCCTCACCAGCAGCCTGGGCTCTGCAGCTGCCACGCACCCTGGCGGCGCCCCCTCCGCCCCCTCGGAGCAGGCCTACCGAGGCTCCCACCCCGCCCCGGCCCAGGTCTGGTTCTCTCACTCCCATGAGG CTCCAGCATACCCCAGGTTTTCGGGGAGTCTGGCATCCACCTTCCTACCCGTGAGCCACTTGGATCACCATGGAAACAGCAATGTTCTCTACGGGCAGCATCGTTTCTATGGAACCCAAAAAG ATAACTTCTACCTGCGCAACTTGCCCCCCCAGCCCACGCTCCTGCCCTCCAACCACAGCTTCCCCGTGGCCCGCGCTGCTCCTGCCCTCCCCTGTAGCCGAGAGCGGGGCGAGGCCGGCCCCCAGTCGAAGGGCCCCAGGGAGTTTGACCGCTTCCTCACGTCGAAAGAGCTGGGCAAAGAGAAGGCCAGCAAGGCAGTGGAGGGCAGGGAGCGGCCAGTGGAGGAGGATGGCAGCAAAGAGCGGCACAAGCTGGTGCCACCCATGCCGGTGGACGGGCCCTGCAAGGAGGGCGGCCCTGTGCCCCGGGGTTCCTGTGAGGGCCGCCCCAAGCACctcacctcctgcctcctcaaCACCAAGGTGCTCAATGGTGACATGGGCAAGGCCGCGCTAGCCAGCTGTGCTGGGGGCATGCTAGGCCGGCCTAGTGCAGGGGTCACAGCTTCCGGACGTGCCAAGGAGGTGGTGGGCCCCCCGGAGCCCGGGCCGGCCTTCAGCGAGTGCCTGGAGCGGCGACAGATGCTGCACCACGCGGTGTCCTACACGGTGCCCTCCGGCCTACCTACCGGGCCCCCCCCACCCCTCAGCACAGCTGCTGGGTCCTTCCCCTGCCTGCAGCTGCACACGGGCCCCGATGGGCTCTGCCCGCTGCAGGACAAAGTCTCCCGGGACCTAAAGGCCAGCGGGCCCACCTTCGTGCCTTCTGTGGGACACCTGGCCGACAAGAGCCGCCCCTTCCAGGCGGCCGAGGCCTGTGCTGTGGCAGGTGAGGGCAAGGACCGGCACCTGGATGGGGCCATGGTCCCCGACCACACTGCGCCCTACGGAGTTTCCTACACTCACCTGAAGGCCGAGGGCAAGGGCGAGCGGCGGCCTGGGGGCTTCGAGGCGGCCCTCAATCCCCGGCTAAAGGGCCTGGAGTACCTCAGCACCCGCCCCGAGGCCTCCTTCCCTGGACTCCCCAAGGGTGGTCTGGACAAAAGCGGCTACTTTGAGTTGCCCGCCCCTTCGCAGGACTGTGCCCGGCCCAGTAATCAGGACCTGTTGGGTGGGAAGGCCGCCCAGGCCTGCTGCACTTTAGACAAAGCTGCCAGCAAGGAGGCCCCCGCAGCACCCCCGGGGGCCCAGAAGGTGGCCCGGATCCGGCATCAGCAGCACTTGGCCACCCCTGAGGTGGAGCAGGGAGGCAGCGGGGCTGAGGTCAAGCGCAAGTCCCTGGAACTGGCATCTCTGGGCTACAGCGGTCCCCACCTGCCCCCGTGGAGTGTCCAGGCCGGTCagggcaccaccatgcccatcgGTGAAGAGCGCAAGGGCGGTGCCTACCTGGACCCCTTCGGCAGTGGCCTGCAGCAGGCGGCTCTCCTGTCCCAGGAGCTGCCTGCCCCGCCCGACGAGGTCTCAGCCATGAAGAACCTGCTCAAGTACAGCAGCCACGCGCTGGCTGTGGGCCAGAAGGCACCCTTCGTGGGTCTGGGCGGCCTCAAAGCCAGCTGTGTCCAGCAGGAGACAAAGTTCCCCGCCTCCAAGGGCCCAGGCACAGTGGAGAGGCCCGACTGTGCCCGGAGCCGGGAACACGAGGCCGCACAGGCAGACGGGGAGGTGCGGCAGCCGCCTGTGGGCATTGCGGTGGCCTTGGCCCGACAGAAGGACACAGTGAGTCGGCCGGAGACCACCTACAACACCAACAGCGGGCGGCAGGGCCGGGCCGCCCCCACCTTCAAAG CTGGTGGGGGCCCCCGTGCCACACACGCCCTGGAcctggagggtgaggaggagaggACGCGACTGTGTGATGACCACCTGGGGCTGGCTGGCCGCGAGCTGCTGCTACA GGACAACAAAGACCTCGTGGAATTTGCCCGGATTCACCCCTCAAGCGGCTGCCCTGGAGAACTGGCCCCCCACCTTGTGATGCAGGGTGGCCAGCTGGGTGGGGACCCagccccccatccccaccccgcCCACCCCCCCTGGCTGCCCCGCACCCGCAGCCCCTCTTTATGGATGGGGGGACATTCCTATG GCCTCGGGCACCCTGCCCTGCACCAGAACCTGCCCCCTGGCTTCCCCACCTCTGTGCCCGGCTCGGTGCCCTCCGtgttccccctcccccaggaTGCCCCCACACAGCTCCTCATCCTGCCCTCGGAGCCCACGCCCCACGCCACCCCTCACGCGCTTG CTGAAGTCATGGACCAGGCCTCACTGTGGCCCCCCATGTACGGGAGCCGGGGCCCCACCTCCCACATGCAGCACCCGGGCCAGCTCTCCGTGTATTCCCGCTCTCAGCTGCTGCGGCAGCAGGAGATTTACgccctgcagcagcagcagcagcaacagcaacagcaacagcagcagcagcaacatcaTCAGCAGCAACATCAGCAGCAGCGGGCTGCCCAGGCCCTGGAGCTGCAGCGGGCTGCCCATTTCCAG CGGAAGCCTGAGGACCACCACCTGGAGCTAGAAGAGCCCACCCAGGAGAAGGCCCTGAAGTCCACCCACAAGCCAGTTGCCTTAACCCCCATGGCCAAGAGCGGCCCCTCACCTGCCGCCGCAGGCCCGGTCAAGCTGCCGCCCTGCTGCCACTCACCCACCCTGAAGCCCCCTACCAGTTGTCCCACACCACCACCTTGCCCCAGCGCCCCCTGCACTTTATCCGTCTGCCCTGCCCGCAGCCCAGGGCCCAGCTCCAAGGTGCCCAGCGCCGAAGACAAGAGTGGGGAGGGCCGGCGGGCCGGAGCCAGCCTCACCACATTGGAACCAG ACCTGCCTCCAGGATACCTGCGCCCCACGCCTGGCATGGGCTTCTCTGCCTCCCTGCCCTCAGGAGGGCACTCATCTGACCTCCCGGACCCCGAAACTATGCAAACTGCCGCCCCAGGGGCTGAGCCTGAGCCTGTGAGGACGTTCCTGCCCAGGGAGCCACCCCCCTGCAGCCCCAGGAGCCTGGAGGAGTCTGGGCTGCTCTCAGGGGCCAGGGAGGCCACCCAGGACCTTGCCGCCACACCCCACCCCGCTGAGCGGGGACCCCCAGGGAAGGCAGAGGACCCCAGCCCACTTGAAGGGCTGCAAGAACTGCAATTTGGGGCCCTCCTCGAGGGAGGGGCCCCTGAGGCCACCGGCCAGGCTAATTCTACTCAGGGAAGGGCGCAAGAAGAGAGGACCAGAGAGGAGGGGGTGCAGGGACCCCCACTAGGGGCCTCCCCTCAAGCCCTGCAGCAGCAAGCAGGGAGCCCTGGTGCCctggaggaggacgaggagggcCTGGGGCTTGCCCCGGAAGAGGCCCAGCTGCAGGAGGGAGGTGTGGAGGACTCCGAGGAGGACTGGGGGGCTCCCAGCAGCAGCCACCCACCCAGAGCATTGCTGGGGCTAGATGCCTTGGTGGCCGCCACTGTGGACCTGGGGGACCTGCCCAGCCTGAGCCTGCTGGACCCTCTCCCCCCCGCGACCTCTGGGCCCCCCAGCACAGCCACCCTGCCCCGTAGCTCAGGGATTCACGGAATCGCCCTGCTCAGCGAGCTGGCAGACCTGGAGACCCAGCGACAGAGGAGCCAGCGGGCCACGCAAG AGGAGGATGAGGACGTGCTAGCCTTCAACCTGCACCACCTGGCCACACTGGCTACCGCCTGGTCCCTGGTAGAAGCCGCCAGCCCAGACAGCTCCTCCTCCGCCCAGCCCCCTGCTGCGGACCCTGGTGGCCCCAGGCTCACCCCCCGCATGCAGATCCTACAGCGCAAGGACACCTGGACCCCCAAGACCAAGCCT GTCTGCCCCTTGAAGGCTGCCATCGACCAGCTGGACACACAGGAGGTGGAGATGCGCATGCAGCTGGCAGAGCTGCAACGGCGCTACAAGGAGAAGCAGCGAGAGCTGGCGCGCCTGCAGCGACGGCATGACCATGA GAGAGAGGAGAGCTCTCGGAGCCCTGCGCGGCGGGGGCCTGGCCGCCCCAGAAAGCGCAGACACTCCAGCTCGCTGTCTGCCCTGCGTCCTGGGGGCCAGCTGGCCAGGAGCGAGGGCAAGAAGGCCAA GGCAGTGAGGGCCAGCCTAAGCCTACTGTGTGCAGAGCTTAGAGGCCGCGAGGAGCCCAGGAAGAAGCGGAGCAAGCTGGAGGACAGCGTCTATGTGGGCCTGCAGCCGTCCTCCGGG GAGAAGGTGCGGTGCAAGAAGAGCAACACTCAGGGTGAGCTGGGGTCCTCTGTGGCCCACCAGGTGGCCCAGCTGAAGCCGAAGGTCAAGAGCAAGGGTCTGCCCAGTGGCCTCAGCCCCTTCCAGAGAAAGGAGGCTGCCCCAGGTGGGCGCATCCGGAAGAAGCTGTCCCGAGCCAAGAGTGCCAAGGTGTCCAGGGCAGCCCGGCACTCACAGCCTGACGGTGACGGCGGCAGGGAGATGCCAGCGGGGGCCACGGCACACGAAGCAGGCAC CGGCTATGACAGTGAGGACTGCCAGGCCCTCCTGGAGACGGCGGCGGCCCCCACGGAGCCCGGGCTGCTGCTGCACTCGGGGTCTGGGGCAGCGGTGCTGGGGCCCTCGCCCTCCTCTGTGGTCAAGATGGAAGCCAACCAGAAGGCCAAGAAGAAGAAGGAGCGGCAGGGCTTGCCAG gGGCCTGCCGCCTGTCCAGCCCCGAGGGCGAAGTCAAGATCAAGCGGCGGACGGTGAAGGCCAAGGTGGGCGCCAAAATGGAGCGGGCCCCAGGCCGGCGACCCCCAGGTGCACCGGGCAAGAGGAAGTCCAAGGGTAAGGCCGACAACGGACTTCGGGCAGAGCCAGGTGCCACTGCCACCAGGGACACCCTCTTCAGTCCTGCCCGGGCCTTCACTTGCCGCGAGGAAGGCAGCAAGCTGGCCAGCGAGCGTCTGCAGAGAGCCACGCGCAAGAGCACACTGTTGCAGCCCGTGCTGCGG AGGAAGAACGGGGCCCTGTCCATCGCCCTGTCTGCCCGCAACGCCAAGGCCATCCTAGGAAAGGGCAGGAAGCTGGGCAAGGTGAAGAGCAAGGCTGTCAGCACCCAG GCTCAGGGCCGAGCGGTGAGCCGGCTGCTGGACACCTTCGCTGCGGAACACGACTTCGAGTTCGCCCGAGACAGCAGCTTctcggaggaggaggaggaggccagcagcccccTGAGTGTGGAGCAGAGCACTGCCCTGG CTCGATCCTGCACCATCCACAAGGAGGACCTGCAAGACGGGCTGCCCGTGCTCATCCCCAAGGAGGACAGCCTGCTGTACGCGGGCAGCGTCAGGACCCTGCAGCCCCCCGACAT CTACAGCATCGTCATCGAGGGCGAGAGAGGCAATCGGCAGCGGATCTACTCGCTGGAACAACTACTGCAGGAGGCG GTTCTGGACGTCAGGCCACAATCCAGCCGGTACCTCCCGCCTGGCACACGGGTATGTGCCTACTGGAGCCAGAAGTCTCGCTGCCTGTACCCAGGCAACGTGGTCCGAG GCGCCTCCAGCGACGAGGAGGAAGACCTGGACTCCGTGGTTGTGGAGTTTGACGATGGGGACACAGGCCACATTGCTGTCTCTAACATCAGGTTGCTGCCTCCGGACTTCAAGATCCAGT GCACAGAGCCCTCTCCAGCCTTGCTGGTGTCCAGCAGCTGCCGGAGGACCAAGAAGGCAGCCAACGAGGCCCCCCCATCCAGTgaggcccccacccccagcctctccCCTAAAGCACAGGATGGCCCTGAAGCCACAAAGACCCCTGGGAAGAAATCCATCGTCAAAGACAAAGCTG GCAAAGCAGACCTCCTAACCTCAGGTGCCAAGCCCCCCACGGGGGCCTCGGACCACTTCCTAGGCCACAGGGGCAGCCCCCTGCTGAGCTGGTCAGCGGTGGCGCAGACCAAGCGCaaggcggcagcggcggcgggcAGCAAAGGGCCAGGGGTGCTGCAGAACCTCTTCCAGCTCCACAGCGCCAAGAAGCTGCGGGCCCGCGAGGCCCTGTTCCCCGCACACACCGCGGCCACCCCTGTGTTCGGCAACGGCTTCCGCGCCGACTCCTTCAGCAGCCTGGCCAGCTCCTACGCCCCCTTTGTCGGCGGGTCTGGGTCAGGCCTGCCCGGGGGAGCCCACAAGTTGCTACGGGCCAAGAAGTCTGAGCGGGCGGAGGCTGAGAagggcgggcggcggcgggcaGGCAGCGAGTTCCTGGTCAAGCTGGACCACGAAGGCGTGACCTCCCCCAAGAACAAGAACTGCAAGGCGCTGCTCGTGGGTGACAAGGACTTCGGCCCCAAGCTGGGGcggcccctgcccagccccagctACACACACCCGGCCCTCATGGGCAAGGACAAGAAGGggcgggcacctgcccacccgctGCCCATGGGGCTGGCTCTGCGCAAGTACGCAGGGCCAGCCGAGTACCCACTGCCCTGCGACAGCGACTGCCCCAGCTCCTACTCGGACGAGGACGAGGATGGGCCGGGGCTGGCCGCCGGCATGCCCTCCCGCTTCCTCGCCCGCCTGTCCATGTCCTCCTCCTCGTCCGGCTCGTCCACATCCTCCTCCTCAGGCTCCATGTCCACCTCCAGCCTCTGCTCCTCAGACAACGAGGACTCCTCCTACAGCTCCGACGGGGAGGACCCGGCCCTGCTGCTGCAGACCTGTCTCACCCACCCCGTGCCCGCCCTCCTGGCCCAGCCCGAGGCCCTGCGCTCCAAGGGGGGCAGCCCCCATGCCCACGCACAGCGCTGCTTCCTGTCCAGGGCCACGGTGGCCAGTGCAGGTGCGGGCACCGGCCCCAGTGGTGGCAAATCCAAGCTTAAGCGCAAGGAGGCCTTGAGCTTCTCCAAAGCCAAAGAGCTTTCCCGGGGGCAGCGGCTGCCCTCCGTGGAGAACCGGCCAAAGATCTCAGCCTTCCTGCCTGCCCGGCAGCTCTGGAAGTGGTCGGGGAACCCCACACAG